In the genome of Cellvibrio sp. KY-YJ-3, one region contains:
- the murF gene encoding UDP-N-acetylmuramoyl-tripeptide--D-alanyl-D-alanine ligase, with the protein MIKPLTLKWVEEFIAARKPLRAVTAKCHQGDAEFTAVSIDSRTLNAGELFIALRGEHFDAHDFIADAVAKKPCALVVERFLPEIKLPQLVVSDSLLALGQIAALNRSLFARPVIAITGSSGKTTVKTLLAGILAECGPTHATKGNFNNHIGVPLTLLQLEAHHEFAVIEMGASGPGEIEYLCSLAAPQITMVNNVMAAHIQGFGSLQGVARAKGEIYAALPTTGVAVVNMDDRFAPDWLSALTNRRVLRVSFKDTGADCFAQDIQTSANSLEFAINLNGQAMQVSLNAQGEHNVRNALMAAACASAVGADLQKIKQGLANFAPVAGRMSRHIGINDVAIIDDSYNANPGSVRAAIDVLAQKKNSILVLGDLGELGPEAPQLHTELGEYARAKKLSHLFTVGKLSENASQAFGAGAEHFADKTALVARLKAIANKKTTILIKGSRSAAMDTVVRELCVSAGENH; encoded by the coding sequence ATGATCAAGCCTCTAACTTTAAAATGGGTTGAGGAATTTATTGCAGCGCGTAAACCTTTGCGTGCTGTCACTGCAAAATGCCATCAGGGCGATGCAGAATTTACTGCGGTCAGTATTGATTCGCGCACCTTGAATGCAGGTGAATTGTTTATCGCATTGCGCGGTGAGCATTTTGATGCGCACGATTTTATTGCCGACGCTGTTGCCAAAAAACCTTGTGCACTTGTGGTAGAACGCTTTTTGCCCGAGATTAAATTGCCGCAACTCGTAGTGAGTGATTCACTGTTGGCGCTCGGGCAAATTGCTGCACTCAACCGCAGCTTATTTGCTCGTCCAGTTATTGCCATTACCGGCAGCAGCGGAAAAACCACAGTAAAAACCTTGCTCGCCGGCATTCTTGCTGAATGTGGGCCAACCCATGCAACCAAGGGGAATTTTAATAACCATATTGGTGTGCCATTAACATTGCTGCAGCTCGAAGCGCATCATGAGTTTGCTGTAATTGAAATGGGTGCGAGCGGCCCTGGCGAAATTGAATACCTATGCTCACTTGCCGCGCCACAAATCACCATGGTCAACAATGTGATGGCCGCGCACATTCAAGGGTTTGGTTCACTGCAAGGTGTTGCGCGCGCCAAAGGTGAAATTTACGCCGCACTTCCCACGACCGGTGTCGCCGTAGTGAATATGGATGATCGCTTCGCTCCTGACTGGTTGTCCGCCTTAACTAATCGTCGCGTGCTTCGTGTGTCATTTAAAGATACCGGTGCCGATTGTTTTGCGCAGGATATTCAAACCAGCGCCAACAGTTTGGAATTTGCCATCAACCTGAATGGCCAAGCCATGCAAGTGAGCCTGAATGCGCAGGGCGAACACAATGTTCGCAATGCCTTAATGGCCGCTGCTTGTGCCTCTGCCGTGGGTGCAGATTTGCAAAAAATTAAACAAGGGCTTGCTAACTTTGCGCCAGTTGCTGGCCGCATGAGTCGTCATATCGGTATTAATGATGTGGCAATTATTGATGATAGCTACAACGCTAACCCTGGTTCAGTGCGCGCGGCTATCGATGTGCTTGCACAAAAAAAGAATAGCATTTTGGTATTAGGCGATTTGGGTGAGCTGGGGCCAGAAGCGCCGCAGTTACACACAGAGCTGGGTGAATATGCGCGCGCCAAAAAACTGAGCCATTTATTTACGGTTGGCAAACTCAGTGAAAATGCGAGCCAGGCATTTGGAGCTGGGGCGGAACACTTTGCGGACAAAACCGCTTTGGTTGCGCGCTTAAAAGCTATCGCCAATAAAAAAACCACCATTCTTATTAAAGGTTCCCGCAGCGCAGCAATGGATACCGTTGTGCGTGAACTCTGTGTTTCGGCAGGAGAAAATCACTAA
- the mraY gene encoding phospho-N-acetylmuramoyl-pentapeptide-transferase gives MLYWLAEYLQEYLRSFAVFQYLTVRAILGVLTALGISLLLGPWFIRRLTELRIGQSIRNDGPQSHLSKSGTPTMGGALILSAIFISTLLWANLSNRYVWVVLIVTAIFGAVGWVDDYRKVAKRDSRGLPARWKYFWQSVAGFGAAVFLYYTAQTPAETQLFIPFFKNVALDLGIFYIVFTYFVIVGTSNAVNLTDGLDGLAIMPSVMVAGALAVIAYLAGHSQFSQYLNIAYIPGAGELVVFCCALVGAGLGFLWFNTYPAQVFMGDVGALALGAALGLIAVIVRHEIVLFIMGGIFVLETVSVILQVASFKLTGRRIFRMAPIHHHFELKGWPEPRVIVRFWIITLVLVLIGLATLKIR, from the coding sequence ATGCTTTACTGGCTAGCAGAATACTTACAAGAATACCTGCGCAGTTTTGCAGTGTTTCAATATTTAACGGTGCGCGCCATTTTAGGCGTGCTCACCGCATTAGGTATTTCGTTGTTACTTGGGCCTTGGTTCATTCGTCGCTTAACAGAATTGCGTATTGGTCAATCTATTCGCAACGACGGCCCTCAATCGCACTTGAGTAAATCCGGCACACCCACCATGGGTGGCGCATTGATTTTGTCGGCAATTTTTATCAGCACCTTGCTCTGGGCCAATTTATCTAATCGCTATGTGTGGGTCGTGCTGATTGTCACCGCAATTTTTGGTGCAGTAGGCTGGGTGGATGATTACCGTAAAGTAGCCAAGCGCGATTCCCGTGGATTACCTGCACGGTGGAAATATTTTTGGCAGTCAGTGGCTGGCTTTGGCGCAGCGGTATTTCTGTATTACACCGCACAAACTCCTGCAGAGACTCAATTGTTTATTCCCTTCTTTAAAAATGTCGCGCTCGACCTGGGCATTTTTTACATAGTGTTTACCTATTTTGTGATTGTAGGAACCAGTAATGCGGTAAACCTGACCGACGGGTTGGATGGCTTGGCAATTATGCCGAGTGTAATGGTGGCGGGAGCATTAGCGGTCATTGCTTATTTGGCAGGGCATTCACAATTTTCCCAATATTTAAACATTGCTTATATCCCCGGTGCTGGTGAATTGGTTGTGTTTTGTTGTGCGCTAGTGGGGGCTGGCCTTGGTTTCCTCTGGTTCAACACTTATCCCGCACAAGTATTTATGGGTGATGTGGGCGCTTTGGCATTAGGTGCGGCGCTTGGTTTAATCGCCGTCATAGTTCGTCACGAAATTGTACTGTTTATTATGGGCGGCATTTTTGTACTCGAAACTGTCTCGGTTATTTTGCAAGTGGCTTCATTTAAATTAACCGGTCGGCGCATTTTCCGCATGGCGCCAATTCATCATCATTTTGAATTAAAAGGTTGGCCTGAGCCGCGCGTGATTGTGCGTTTTTGGATTATCACCCTGGTATTGGTATTGATTGGTTTGGCGACGTTAAAAATTCGTTAA
- the murD gene encoding UDP-N-acetylmuramoyl-L-alanine--D-glutamate ligase: MIATSKVKAIIGTGITGLSVARFLAAQQQAFVLLDTRLSPPNLQQIKTEFPHVSIECGELNPHTLLACDEIIISPGVAVATPAIEQARAAGIPVVGDIEIFVRYAKAPIVAITGSNAKSTVTTLVGEMAKAAGINVAVGGNLGTPALELLNDSVELYVMELSSFQLETVTKLNAKVATILNISADHLDRYENMRAYILAKLRVYFGAEHIVVNRNDVLTHPPLAAGVKPIYFGGRADFGSFGLLTRDGVEYLAKNLTPLMAARELKIRGRHNIDNALAALALGDAAGIPLDAMLGTLKTFSGLRHRCEFVAEKNAVEFYNDSKGTNIGATLAAISGLARDPQQLIVILGGEGKGQDFTELTPALRAINSRLVLIGRDATVIEQAVADAAPIIHAGSMQDAVNKAFALAQPGDAVLLSPACASFDMFKNYEDRGEKFCEAVQELCSS, encoded by the coding sequence ATGATTGCCACCAGTAAAGTAAAAGCGATTATCGGTACCGGTATTACCGGGCTATCGGTTGCGCGCTTTTTGGCGGCACAACAACAGGCGTTCGTTCTGCTCGATACGCGGTTATCGCCACCCAATTTGCAGCAAATCAAAACGGAATTCCCCCATGTCAGTATTGAGTGTGGTGAATTGAATCCACACACCTTATTGGCTTGCGACGAAATAATTATCAGTCCCGGAGTCGCGGTTGCAACGCCGGCAATTGAGCAAGCGAGAGCAGCTGGTATTCCGGTTGTTGGCGACATCGAAATTTTTGTGCGTTACGCCAAGGCGCCGATTGTGGCAATTACCGGCTCAAATGCAAAAAGCACGGTTACCACTCTGGTTGGCGAAATGGCCAAGGCGGCTGGAATTAATGTTGCTGTGGGTGGCAATCTCGGTACTCCGGCGTTGGAATTATTAAACGATAGTGTCGAGTTGTATGTGATGGAACTGTCCAGTTTCCAATTGGAAACTGTGACCAAGCTTAACGCCAAAGTCGCAACTATTTTGAATATCAGTGCTGATCATCTGGATCGTTACGAGAATATGCGCGCTTATATTCTCGCCAAGTTGCGGGTTTATTTTGGTGCGGAACATATTGTAGTTAACCGTAATGACGTGCTGACTCATCCCCCATTGGCTGCAGGCGTCAAACCTATCTACTTTGGTGGCCGTGCCGATTTTGGCAGCTTTGGGTTATTGACTCGCGATGGCGTTGAATATTTGGCTAAAAATCTCACGCCATTAATGGCCGCGAGGGAATTAAAAATTCGTGGTCGCCACAACATAGATAATGCCCTTGCTGCGCTCGCGTTGGGTGACGCCGCCGGTATTCCGCTCGATGCCATGCTTGGCACCTTAAAAACCTTTTCCGGTTTGCGTCATCGCTGCGAATTTGTCGCTGAAAAAAATGCGGTGGAGTTTTATAACGACTCTAAAGGTACCAACATCGGCGCAACCCTCGCGGCGATTTCGGGTTTGGCGCGTGACCCCCAGCAATTAATTGTGATTTTAGGTGGTGAAGGCAAGGGGCAAGACTTTACAGAATTAACCCCTGCCTTGCGTGCCATTAATAGCCGACTGGTGCTCATCGGCCGTGACGCCACTGTTATTGAACAGGCTGTAGCCGATGCGGCACCAATAATTCATGCAGGTTCAATGCAGGATGCAGTTAACAAAGCTTTTGCATTAGCGCAGCCGGGCGATGCGGTGTTGCTGTCGCCTGCCTGCGCCAGCTTTGACATGTTCAAAAATTACGAAGATCGCGGCGAGAAGTTTTGTGAGGCTGTGCAGGAGTTGTGCTCATCATGA
- the ftsW gene encoding putative lipid II flippase FtsW, which translates to MTSATLTKSMPLSQRIDWPLLCLWFALMSIGLIMVASASVSFAALTYNDAWFFAKRHAIYMVMGVCLAAFVVCVPMSVWQKYSGHFLLLTIFLLVIVLIPGIGKKVNGSQRWFSLGVISIQVSEIAKFCAVVFFASFFARRYQELHFGWQGFLKPLMVVGVFVGLLLLEPDFGSSVVLSATVFAMMFIAGVRMLHFLLLIVIGVGGLAAVAVLSPYRMQRLITFLDPWADQFNTGYQLTQSLIGFGRGEWFGLGLGNSLQKLFFLPEAHTDFIFAIIAEEFGLIGAVLLLGLFAALILRIFNVAKQNLAAGKMFAALATFGIAILFSFQVFINMGVSSGLLPTKGLTLPFISYGGSSLLICCVLMAFVMRVQWELAGYVPEVPEPAKVPRTRLMEASV; encoded by the coding sequence ATGACCTCTGCCACTTTAACGAAATCAATGCCTTTAAGTCAGCGTATCGATTGGCCATTGCTGTGCCTTTGGTTTGCGCTTATGTCTATTGGTTTGATTATGGTGGCTTCTGCTTCTGTTTCATTTGCTGCATTAACTTATAACGATGCCTGGTTTTTTGCTAAGCGACACGCTATCTACATGGTGATGGGGGTGTGCTTGGCCGCCTTTGTTGTCTGTGTTCCGATGAGCGTGTGGCAAAAATATTCGGGCCATTTTTTGCTGCTCACTATTTTTCTGTTGGTAATAGTACTTATTCCCGGCATTGGCAAAAAAGTAAACGGAAGTCAGCGCTGGTTCAGTCTGGGTGTTATATCTATTCAGGTATCAGAAATCGCCAAATTTTGTGCGGTAGTTTTTTTCGCCAGTTTTTTTGCGCGTCGCTATCAAGAATTACATTTCGGTTGGCAGGGGTTCCTTAAACCTTTAATGGTTGTCGGCGTATTTGTTGGTTTGCTCTTGCTTGAGCCTGACTTTGGTAGCTCGGTGGTATTAAGTGCAACTGTGTTTGCGATGATGTTTATTGCGGGTGTGCGCATGCTGCACTTTTTATTGCTAATTGTGATTGGTGTCGGCGGGCTGGCGGCGGTTGCCGTCTTGTCGCCCTACCGTATGCAGCGGTTGATTACCTTTCTCGATCCATGGGCGGATCAATTTAATACTGGTTATCAGTTAACTCAATCGCTAATCGGTTTTGGACGCGGAGAATGGTTCGGCTTGGGCCTGGGTAATAGTTTGCAAAAATTATTCTTTTTGCCGGAAGCCCACACTGATTTTATTTTCGCCATTATTGCAGAAGAGTTTGGTTTGATTGGTGCAGTGTTATTACTCGGTTTATTTGCTGCCTTGATCCTGCGAATTTTTAATGTCGCCAAACAAAACCTTGCTGCCGGAAAAATGTTTGCCGCCTTGGCGACATTTGGCATCGCGATTTTGTTTTCATTCCAGGTATTCATCAACATGGGGGTCTCCTCCGGATTATTACCCACAAAAGGTTTAACTCTGCCTTTTATCAGCTATGGCGGCAGTAGCCTGTTAATTTGCTGCGTGCTTATGGCATTTGTGATGCGCGTGCAGTGGGAGTTGGCCGGTTATGTTCCTGAAGTGCCGGAGCCGGCAAAAGTGCCGCGCACTCGCCTGATGGAGGCCAGTGTATGA
- the murG gene encoding undecaprenyldiphospho-muramoylpentapeptide beta-N-acetylglucosaminyltransferase, which translates to MTQKTLQVLVMAGGTGGHVFPALAVADELRARGALINWLGTARGIETRLVPAANIPLHFISVEGVRGRGVAGLLKAPFLIIYAVLQSLQIMRRIKPDVVIGFGGFASGPGGLAAVLSGIPLVIHEQNAVAGTTNRLLAKIARRILAAFPDAFIGRSEPDVQVVGNPVRQQIQQLASPSVRYQARIDQQLPLRLLVVGGSLGAKAINELVPEAVSHLPLNVRPQIWHQTGKIHAEATTALYMKHQVNAKVDAFIDDMAAAYAWADLVICRAGALTVSELMMAGVASILIPLPSAIDDHQTFNAKNLTDVGAGIALVQKDLTAAKLAALLLTELADRNHLKSMAEKAQQLAKPNSACDVANVCEEVARG; encoded by the coding sequence ATGACACAGAAAACGCTGCAGGTTTTGGTAATGGCAGGTGGCACTGGCGGGCATGTATTTCCGGCGCTGGCAGTTGCAGATGAGTTGCGTGCACGCGGTGCGCTGATTAATTGGCTGGGTACAGCGCGCGGTATAGAAACGCGTTTGGTTCCTGCGGCCAATATTCCTCTGCACTTTATTAGTGTTGAAGGTGTGCGTGGCCGTGGAGTGGCAGGTTTACTGAAAGCGCCTTTTTTAATTATTTATGCTGTGTTGCAGTCGTTGCAAATTATGCGACGCATCAAGCCGGATGTAGTTATTGGTTTTGGTGGCTTTGCATCTGGCCCCGGTGGTTTGGCGGCAGTGCTCAGCGGTATTCCTTTAGTAATCCATGAACAAAATGCGGTCGCGGGTACCACTAATCGTTTATTGGCAAAAATTGCGCGGCGCATATTGGCCGCATTTCCGGATGCATTTATCGGACGTAGCGAACCGGATGTTCAGGTAGTGGGTAATCCCGTTCGTCAACAAATTCAACAACTGGCATCGCCATCAGTTCGTTACCAGGCGCGTATTGATCAGCAATTACCTCTGCGACTTTTAGTGGTCGGTGGCAGTTTGGGCGCTAAAGCGATTAATGAATTGGTACCGGAAGCGGTCTCGCATCTACCACTCAATGTGCGCCCACAAATTTGGCATCAAACGGGAAAAATTCACGCTGAGGCAACTACTGCCCTGTATATGAAACATCAGGTTAATGCCAAGGTGGATGCCTTTATTGATGATATGGCAGCAGCCTATGCGTGGGCGGATTTGGTGATCTGTCGCGCCGGCGCGCTTACTGTTTCAGAATTAATGATGGCAGGTGTGGCCTCGATTCTGATTCCATTGCCTTCAGCAATTGATGATCACCAGACATTTAATGCCAAAAATTTAACTGACGTGGGTGCAGGTATTGCACTGGTGCAGAAAGATTTAACCGCAGCAAAACTCGCTGCATTACTGTTAACCGAATTAGCTGACCGCAATCACTTAAAGTCGATGGCGGAAAAAGCGCAGCAATTGGCTAAGCCCAATTCCGCATGCGATGTTGCTAATGTTTGTGAGGAGGTCGCCCGTGGATAA
- the murC gene encoding UDP-N-acetylmuramate--L-alanine ligase — translation MRRIRRIHFVGIGGAGMSGIAEVLLNQGYEISGSDIKASNVTERLASKGATIYIGHAAQNVQGADVVVNSSAVNAQNPEVQGARELRIPIVRRAEMLAELMRYRHGIAVAGTHGKTTTTSLLASVLAAAKLDPTFIIGGLVNSTGTNAQLGASRYLVAEADESDASFLHLQPMVAIVTNIDADHMETYGGDFSKLKKTFIEFLHNLPFYGLAVLCGDDPVVRDIIPEVARPILTYGFDENSDFRAINIRQDKMHSEFDVVRPGHEKALHIRINIPGIHNVLNATAVIAVATDEGISDEAIQFGLENFQGVGRRFQVYGNFPVGEGDAMLVDDYGHHPREVAAVIRAVRDGWPDRRLVMIYQPHRYTRTRDLYEDFVEVLSTVDALIMLEVYSAGEDAIPGADSRHLCRSVRARGVIEPIFVETVDGVPAIVKDIVRAGDIVITQGAGNVGVLSPELAKRQLR, via the coding sequence ATGCGCCGTATTCGTCGTATTCATTTTGTCGGAATTGGTGGTGCCGGTATGAGTGGCATTGCCGAGGTGTTGCTCAATCAAGGATATGAAATTTCCGGTTCGGATATCAAAGCATCAAATGTTACTGAACGGTTAGCGTCCAAGGGCGCCACTATCTATATCGGTCATGCTGCGCAAAATGTTCAGGGCGCTGATGTAGTGGTGAATTCCAGTGCGGTAAATGCCCAAAACCCGGAGGTTCAAGGCGCGCGTGAACTGCGTATTCCGATTGTACGCCGTGCGGAAATGTTGGCTGAATTAATGCGTTATCGCCACGGTATTGCCGTCGCGGGTACCCACGGAAAAACTACCACCACCAGTTTGTTGGCGTCGGTGCTGGCGGCAGCAAAATTGGATCCGACGTTTATTATTGGCGGTTTGGTGAATAGCACCGGTACCAATGCGCAGCTGGGAGCCAGTCGGTATTTGGTTGCCGAAGCGGACGAGAGCGACGCATCATTTTTACACCTGCAACCAATGGTGGCGATTGTTACCAATATCGATGCCGATCATATGGAAACCTATGGCGGTGACTTTTCCAAGTTGAAAAAAACCTTTATCGAGTTTTTGCACAACTTGCCTTTTTATGGACTTGCAGTGCTGTGCGGTGATGATCCGGTTGTGCGCGACATTATTCCTGAAGTGGCGCGCCCGATTCTCACTTACGGCTTTGATGAAAATAGTGACTTCCGTGCAATAAATATTCGTCAGGACAAAATGCATTCCGAGTTTGATGTTGTTCGTCCCGGTCATGAAAAAGCATTGCATATTCGCATCAATATTCCTGGTATCCACAATGTCTTGAATGCAACTGCAGTAATTGCTGTCGCTACCGATGAAGGCATTAGCGATGAAGCTATTCAATTTGGTTTGGAAAACTTCCAAGGTGTTGGTCGACGCTTCCAGGTTTATGGCAATTTCCCTGTAGGTGAAGGCGATGCCATGTTGGTGGATGACTATGGTCATCATCCACGCGAAGTGGCTGCAGTGATTAGGGCGGTACGTGATGGCTGGCCGGATCGCCGTTTAGTAATGATTTATCAGCCGCACCGCTACACGCGCACGCGCGATCTCTATGAAGATTTTGTGGAAGTGCTGTCCACGGTTGATGCATTAATTATGTTGGAAGTGTACAGCGCAGGTGAGGACGCAATTCCTGGCGCTGATAGTCGCCACCTGTGTCGTAGTGTACGTGCACGCGGTGTAATTGAACCCATTTTTGTTGAAACAGTGGATGGTGTTCCTGCAATCGTAAAAGACATAGTGCGCGCTGGCGATATAGTAATTACTCAAGGTGCGGGTAATGTGGGTGTGCTTTCCCCTGAATTAGCAAAACGACAATTGCGTTAG
- a CDS encoding D-alanine--D-alanine ligase: MQAVKLPISEALKKQIGRVGVLYGGLSAEREISLQSGAAVLAALVEAGIEHVAIDVGHNVIADIQAAKIDRAFLILHGPGGEDGRIQALLEFLNIPYTGSDVQSSALAMDKLRTKQLWRGVDINGKQGLPTPEFAVLNENSNFAQVLASLGGDVMVKPANEGSSIGMSRVNTAADLESAFNKAAQYQGSVLVERLIVGGEYTVAILDGDALPPIKLETDHSFYDFNAKYIAEDTRYLCPCGLSAEKEQELKALALNAFKTVGCRGWGRVDVMADHQQNFYLLEVNTAPGMTSHSLVPMAAKAIGLSFAELVLTILRASVKGKA, encoded by the coding sequence ATGCAAGCAGTCAAGTTGCCCATTAGTGAGGCGCTAAAAAAACAAATTGGCCGTGTTGGTGTTTTATACGGCGGCCTTTCCGCTGAGCGCGAAATCTCGCTGCAAAGCGGCGCCGCCGTTTTGGCTGCATTGGTTGAGGCAGGAATTGAGCACGTGGCTATCGATGTTGGTCACAACGTTATTGCGGATATCCAGGCTGCAAAAATTGATCGCGCATTTTTAATATTACATGGGCCGGGTGGCGAAGACGGGCGTATTCAAGCGCTGCTGGAGTTTTTAAATATTCCTTACACCGGTAGCGATGTGCAGTCCTCCGCCTTGGCGATGGATAAGTTGCGCACCAAACAACTATGGCGTGGCGTGGACATTAATGGCAAGCAAGGTTTGCCAACGCCGGAATTTGCGGTGCTTAACGAAAACTCTAATTTTGCGCAGGTGCTGGCCAGTTTGGGTGGCGATGTAATGGTGAAGCCTGCCAATGAAGGTTCAAGTATTGGAATGTCGCGCGTCAATACCGCCGCAGATTTGGAGTCCGCGTTTAATAAAGCGGCGCAATATCAGGGCAGTGTGTTGGTAGAGCGATTGATTGTCGGTGGCGAATATACCGTTGCCATTCTCGATGGTGATGCGCTACCACCGATCAAGCTGGAAACAGATCATAGCTTTTACGACTTTAATGCCAAGTATATTGCTGAGGATACTCGCTATCTTTGCCCTTGCGGTTTATCGGCAGAAAAAGAACAGGAATTAAAAGCGCTTGCGCTCAATGCATTTAAAACTGTTGGATGCCGTGGCTGGGGCCGTGTGGATGTAATGGCAGATCACCAGCAAAATTTTTATTTGTTGGAAGTGAATACCGCTCCGGGCATGACCAGCCACAGTTTGGTTCCTATGGCAGCGAAAGCAATTGGTTTGTCATTTGCGGAATTAGTGCTGACAATTTTGCGTGCAAGCGTGAAGGGCAAAGCGTAA
- a CDS encoding cell division protein FtsQ/DivIB — MRDFKGVGERIEPRIGRGQLEGDAPPVRSRRPAVERHEAPSAAEPTTPAARIIRDVLLDSPEPTSTQSDFARRSSARVVQREQGYAKASPQGGNKTRRPAAQQPKWKWNFSWLNRKFAVVVFVLALAIGLYLVSEPLVKVFERPIKSVVVEGEFNLITKARATELIGGEIDGDFLQLNLMRLKEALLTDPWVEKVTLNRRWPDTLVVKITEQKPIARWGDGFLNQRGEIVRVEDATKLSGLPWLQGNEADAIEILQQYQDLSQILRSRGLEVLALKCDNKKSWRLTIKNHVEIALGRDQVMEKIRRFVTVYDTKLNSVWTDVKAIDLRYSNGVAVRWVADSEMAKKYIKSQSQVGVAVPATKVLPQIN, encoded by the coding sequence ATGCGCGATTTTAAGGGTGTTGGTGAACGCATTGAGCCGCGGATTGGCCGTGGTCAACTGGAGGGCGATGCGCCTCCAGTGCGCTCCCGGCGTCCAGCAGTTGAGCGACATGAGGCACCGAGCGCGGCAGAACCAACGACGCCAGCCGCGCGAATCATCCGCGATGTGTTGTTGGACTCGCCTGAACCAACAAGTACGCAGAGTGATTTTGCGCGTAGATCAAGCGCACGAGTGGTCCAACGTGAGCAGGGCTATGCAAAAGCATCGCCCCAGGGGGGAAATAAAACGCGTCGCCCGGCTGCGCAACAGCCTAAGTGGAAATGGAATTTCTCCTGGTTGAATCGGAAATTTGCGGTGGTTGTATTTGTATTGGCCTTGGCGATTGGCTTGTATTTAGTGAGCGAACCCTTGGTTAAAGTTTTTGAGCGGCCAATTAAAAGTGTTGTGGTTGAAGGGGAATTCAATTTAATCACCAAAGCACGTGCAACCGAGTTAATTGGCGGTGAGATTGATGGAGATTTTTTGCAATTAAACCTGATGCGTCTCAAGGAGGCATTGTTAACCGATCCCTGGGTAGAAAAGGTTACGCTTAACCGACGTTGGCCCGACACTTTAGTGGTAAAAATTACCGAGCAAAAACCGATTGCGCGTTGGGGCGATGGGTTCTTGAATCAGCGCGGCGAAATTGTCCGTGTTGAAGATGCGACCAAGCTTTCTGGCCTGCCTTGGCTGCAAGGAAACGAAGCGGATGCGATTGAAATTTTGCAGCAGTATCAGGATTTATCCCAGATTTTGCGCTCGCGTGGATTGGAAGTTTTGGCATTAAAGTGTGATAACAAAAAATCCTGGCGATTAACGATAAAAAATCACGTAGAAATCGCACTTGGACGCGATCAAGTGATGGAAAAAATACGTAGATTTGTTACTGTATACGACACAAAACTAAATAGTGTATGGACGGATGTAAAAGCGATTGATCTAAGGTATAGCAACGGTGTTGCAGTGCGTTGGGTTGCTGATTCAGAGATGGCAAAAAAATATATTAAAAGTCAGTCTCAAGTTGGCGTTGCTGTTCCGGCAACAAAGGTTTTACCGCAGATTAATTGA